The Ziziphus jujuba cultivar Dongzao chromosome 5, ASM3175591v1 genome segment AAGATCTTGGGGCCAACATGGGATTGCTAAAACCTAAAAGATTACGTAACAATAAGCcccatttgaataaaaaaaaactccagCTCATTTTTTGTCCcttattattgttaaaaaacaGAACCTAAACAACAAAAAGAGTGTTACAAAAAATTCCCACATTAAAAAATCTCTTAGAGAATCCACCATTGAAGCTCACGCACTACAAACTTCATAAGAAAAGTTAACAAATTCACATTCAGCCAATTTccatcctctttttttttttttttttttttttttttttttaaagcagcATGATTCAAGTTACTCACACATACCTCGTCCACCACATCGCCATTAGGATCCAAAACGACGCCGTACTCCACAACATGGCTGGTGGGTCGCCGTGAATAGGAGCTACagttcttcttcctcttcttcccgGCGGGACGGAAAACAAGCCCGACTATACCCACCGCAGAGGGTCCCGATAATCGGCCAATCCCAACAGCACCAGGTGGACCCCCGATGGATGTCACTATGGCGGCTATCGTGCTGGCACTCTGAGTGAGCTCGTTCCCATTCAAAGATCCAGAACCCCCATTTGCCAACCTCTCGTCCCGCTTGAAAACCAGGGTGTTCTCTGCTtcacgaagaagaagaacagaaaatgagaaatacccaaaaaaacatAGAAATTGGAGAGGATAAAAGCCAGTTAGCTTTGCTCACCTCTGGGAGTGAGGTGAGTTTTTGGTGCTGGGATTTTGGAGGAGATGGGTTTTGTGGAGTGATAAAGAGGAGGAAAGAAGAGGGAAGGTTTTGTAGAAGTAGAAATGGGGTTTGAGAGGTGAGCGAGCAGTGAAGCTACGGTCGTTGTTGGCCTGTACGAGTGCCTGCTGCTGCTAAGAAAACGCACTGCTGGTAGCCCAGCCATTAGCCTGCGGTGATGGTGGCTGAGCCACAACTTTTGGTCTTTATTTTGTTTCCGATATGAGGGCCATCTCTTCTAGAGGCCACAACTAGGCCCAAATCAATGTTGCAGAAAGTAGTTTCCTATAAatgcatattataattttttttttcttaattgtaaaaattaaatagaaaaactatagataaattattagcatgatttttttttcaaaagtatggattttattataattaagaaaaaaaagaagaggtttaaataaaatttttccgtgtaaaaaattttacttaatgattatttgattatttttgagtAAATTTCATTTACACAATTTTtagttatgtttttattttacttaaatagtatatttttgaaaaattatcattaattttcatttaattagatatatatatatatatattaatatattcatttttcagtttttttagatttttacctgttgattttaataattataagttaaaaatttgaatattaattattaaaatttactaataaaaatgacaaaaattagTAGATTAGtctcttttgataattttaaaaaacaaaagcgACGtagataatgattttttaaaaaaattcaaagtttaaatgaaataatgaaaaactaaaatggtataaatgaaatttttgcagtatactttttagttttagttttattttaaccTAATTATATGCAATTTGCTTATATATATTAGATGTTAGTTAATGATAGTTatgatttgttaaataatttaaataactataaattttaaaaaataataaataaaaaataatacaaattgaAATTGCATTTAATctgatgtttatattttttgtcctttattaactttatatttttatttcctttattaaCTTCAattggtatttatatttttttcattagctttgtatataattttaacatttaacaaACTTTACTGCTTTTTACTAACATTGACTAGTAAATTATGCAAATTGAATggagaaaactaaaatacaaaaatcaaaaaccaatcaTATTAGCAAACAACatcttatctatttatttattttttttggacattAGGGCTTCGTTTGGTTTGCACTATTATATTGAAATGTATTATTTTGAAATGGATGGGAATAGATTGCATTAGAAtgtaatgtataaattaatactATACAATGTTTAGTGTTgtattgtattatattatatatttttattttcacaaaaataaaaatatttaaatttatatatattattattattattattattattattattattattattattattattattttttctatcctAAACTATCAATCCCTAATTTTTTCAATCCCAAAATATCAATCGGCAGTGTGAATCAATTGGGCATCatcaaattaaattgaaggAAACACCACCATTATCAAATAATCTTTGGACCTTCAAAAATCGGAAAGGGCTCAGAGGATTGAGCCCCAGAGACCTACTATTCTTCCCCATTCAAAGCCTTATGCCCatttttcaaaccatagcttGATTTTTAAGGCAGTTGAGAAATCAACATGAAAGACAAGTTGAAGAACTTGTTTGTGGCGTTAGTGGTGGAGGAAGCACAAATGATGGTAGTGGGTGAATCAAGATCGAGGCTTTTGGATATGAGTTGCAAGGAGAGCGACAAGCAGAGGTGCCAAAGTCCAAGAGCATCTGAGCGACATGGAGGAGGGTAAGTGTCTATGTCATCGACATCACAGTCGGCACCTATgctgtaacagtccagtccacccgcatgagatattatccgTTTTGAGCCCAGCCcatacggttttgtcaaaacgcatcttaaggaaaaggtatccacaccctcttataaggcatgcttcgtttccctttccaactgatgtgggatctcacaatccaccccctctTTGAAGCTCAGCAtcttcgctggcacaccgatccggatactggctctgatacaaactataacagcccagtccaccagcatgagatattgttcgctttgcgCCCAGCCGGCAAAGTTTTAGAAGGCCTCTCAGTGGTTTAAGGGTCCCACCCCCTTCACCTGCTAGTCCCATTGGCTTGGATCTCCCAAACCcaaccaagatattgtccgctttggctcACCACCTCACAGCTTTGCTTCCTCATAgcaaggcctctcaagggaaatatatccacaccctcttataaggtatgcttcgttcccctttccaacagaATGTGGGATCtttgagatcccacatcgattggaaaggggaacgaagcatgccttataaaagagtgtggatatctttcccttgagacgtgttttgacaaaaccctACGGACtgggcccaaagtggacaatatctcatacggATGGACTGGGCTATTACATATGTTGTTGCCGTCACCATTGCTGTTGTTGGAATTTTAGAATTGCTCACATGAGATCTAATAACCTTGTTTCTCCATTGTTTCTTGGCTTTTCTATTGTGTTAGAGCTTTGTATAACTTAATACTAAGCTTTTGGGATGTATCAGTTATATATTGTGGACCGGATTAAAAATGAAGAAGGGTATTAGATTATACGATGCATTTGCATTATCAAACATTGGATAATACAATACAAACTCTAATACAACATAATATAGTGTGCCAAATAGATGCTTCTTCTAGCAAAACGTTGACGGAAAATCCAAAGCTTTGATCAAAAGCTGCCTTGGAATGAAAgaacttgataaaaaataaataaataaataaataaataaaaaacaaaattaggtATCTAGGGTTTCCGCTTTTTGTAGAAAGAAATAAGGTGAATGTGTTTGAAGAGCTAAAAGGTAAAGTTGAGGCAAGAATTCAAGGATGGAAAGCCAAGTTGTTGTCTCAAGCAGGCAGGGCTACTCTCGTTAAGCACGTCGTCATATCGGTTCCCATTTACAATATGTCAGCTTTCCTCCTTCCGAAAGGTTGGTGTGACAAGTTTGAGCAACTAGCCAGATCgttcttttggaaaaattattcaaaGGTGACTCGAAGCTTCATACCAATTGCTTGGAAAAAAGTTTGCTCTCCTAAATTCTGTGGAGGCCTCAATGTCAAACAATTAAGAAGTTTCAACAAGTCTTTAATAGCTAAACTTGGGTGGAGTTAGACAACTGAAGAGGATAAACTTTGGGTGAAAGCCCGCAAAGCAAAATACTTTCCTCATACATCTTTCCTAAAATGTAAACAGAAAAAAGTTTGTTCATGGCTTTGGTTTGGTGTTCTGTGAACAAAACCCCTGCTAGCTAAAGATATCTGCTATAGAGTTGGCAAAGGGGATGATGTTAATTATTGAGAAAACCCTTCGATCCTGAATAACTTGGGATTCCTGCCTAACCTAATCCACCCTTCTGCTCTTAATATTGTAGGAATGGTTAACTCCTTAAAGCTTAGTAACGGAGCTTGGAATGAGGCCTATCTGTCTACCTTATTCAATTAAGCCTCGGTGGAGAATATCAAATGCATTTTTTGGCCAAAAGTGACGATAAAGATAAGATAGTTTGGTTGGGATCCAAGACAGGTTGTTTCTCTGTCAAGTCGACTTATAGCCTTGAAGAGGGGATTATAGAAACAACAATAGTTAGTGGAAGTTCATGTAGAAAAGCCATCTGCATGAAAGGTCAAAAATTTTTCTTTGGAACCTCTCTAATGGAGGATTACCTGTGAAGGACAACCTGGCTTCCAGAGGAGTCATAGCCAAGCATGCATTCATGGCTGCGAGAGTAGTGAAAACGAAGTTCACGTGTTCTTCATTGCGATTTGGCGAAACGGATTTGGTTTGCCAGTCTTTAGAGTATTAGATGGGAGAGCACTCCATGTAACAACTTGTCTTCTTACCTAAATTGCCTCATGGAGCCGCAGGGAGTGCTCCCAATGCATTCCACAGACAAAGGTGATTTCTTCCTGTTCAGTTCCACCATTTTGGAACACCTCTGGTGGATTCGAAATAGAGTTGCGCACAGGGAAGACTTTGGCAATGTTGAATCTTCCATGCAAACAATCATCAACAGGTTTAGGGAAATTAAAGACTCCATCTCGCATGACCTGGTGAGTCGTCCCTCAGTAACTCCCAATGAGAATAGACAGGTGTGGAGCAGACCACCTTCAGGaacaatcaaaattaatatggaTGCCGCTTTGAACAAAAAAGGAGGATGTCCGGCCATGGTTGCAAGGAATGACAAAGGACACATCCTCCTCATCCGAATTTTTATAACTGTGATTGATATTCTTGAGGTGGCGGAGATGAAAGCGATTTTGAAAGCTTTACAAGTGGCAGCTAGTTATGGATGGAACAACATCTGCATCGAATTTGATGCTCTGACGGTCATTGATGTTTTAGCAGCACAAAATAGGAAGTTTCTTCACTGGCAAGCCGAGTACCTAGTTAACATTATATTACAGCTGCTTCCTATTTTTGATAATGTGTCCTTTGTACGGTCTGCGAGAGAAAACAATTTTGCTCACTTAGTAGGTTAGTGGGCTAAACATCATAGCTTTTTTTAAGGAATTGGATTTGTCTTCCATGCCTTCTTATTTTTTAAGACTTAGTGGTGTGACTACCTGAATCGGGGTGTATCAGTTTGATGTCCCTTTCTTTTGGTTTCTAATAGAATTCCAGTttgagttattaaaaaaaaaaaaaaagaatcatccTTTTGATAATTGGCTTCTTCAACCTTTGTATATAGaaacaataaaaatgtaaaattttgaaGTTAGTTATCTCTGCCACTGTTTGGTAATGATTGTGAGTTTGTATTCTCACAcctaatatcattaaaaaaaaaaaaaaaggtttgttattataaatatatattaaaaaattcatgaaaTCTACTTTACATACTAATTGGAATTTGGACGAGATAAGAACGGGTTTTATTCTTTTCAAGGAcccaagaaaaaaggaaaagagaggtttttcttttcttttttttaaatttttgaattttttagcaaaaaagaTCTGGTATtattagcaaaataaataaataaataaaagtacatATAAATCTTGCAAGCCTATTAGTTCCTCGGAGTAAGACATGCATTACATGCCAGCTGTGAAAAAGTATAAAGAACTtaatatagttattattattattattattattttttactgaaAGAACTTAATATAGCTATAGATCCAATGTTTTCCATCGCACGCATGATTATTGCTAGGAATttcagcttaaaaaaaaaaaaaattattgctagGTAGAAAAAAATCATCTGCAGCAAACCCAAACATATTATTCCAATCAAATTAATGCAATTTGGATTGTCCACTCACATCACAGTCTCGTCAAATCAACCGCTTTATCCTTGCCTTTTAACTTTTTCgacataaaaatcaaatattctaACTAATAGTCAAACAACTTCATACATTTATTCCATTGATATGGACGTCagcaatttatataatttgtgaaGTTGATAACTTTCCGGCCATGTAAGCAATTACAACTTAGCAGAGGcagaaaatttttcctttttttgttttttttttatttttttattttttggtccatTCTTTTGTTTATAATCATTGCTAAGTATGAATATATTTGCTAAATGTACAACGAGGATTCTAATATGATGTAACTTGCTTAAAATGTCCATTTGCAATGCAATTGAGTGAGTGAAAGAAATAATCTGGCCTCTtgcttattgaacaaataacaCTATTTTTGAAACCCAAAACACCAAATCTCTGCAggttattttatcattattttttctttgttgtgtAAAAACTAAATCTTCTTCAAGTTACACAAGTAAACTGAAAGGGActctatatatgtaatataaagTCAACGTCCATCGATGAGATTCAACACTATCTTAATTAGCTATGTATCAGTTCACAATTAATGGCTAACACATATATTaaggttggtttttttctattttctttcccctgaaaataaaaatgagagatTACTAAAGAACAGGAGGAGCATTAATACATCCGATTAATTTGTTCGCATTCGAGAAGTAAAAGACTAAGCCTTTCTACAAAGCAGAAATTCTgcctaaaaagaataaaaactgcAAAAAGAAAGAGGGTAAAGAAGAGTATTcttagccaaaaataaaa includes the following:
- the LOC107420967 gene encoding uncharacterized protein LOC107420967, which gives rise to MAGLPAVRFLSSSRHSYRPTTTVASLLAHLSNPISTSTKPSLFFPPLYHSTKPISSKIPAPKTHLTPRENTLVFKRDERLANGGSGSLNGNELTQSASTIAAIVTSIGGPPGAVGIGRLSGPSAVGIVGLVFRPAGKKRKKNCSSYSRRPTSHVVEYGVVLDPNGDVVDEFVVRELQWWIL